GAGATCGCCGGCATGCTCATCTCGAACGGAGCAGCAATCTCCGTCACCGAGGTCTCCCCCAACGCCAGCCGTGCAAGAATCGCCCGCCGGGTCGGATCGGCCAATGCAGAAAACGTCGAACTAATCTGATCTGTCATATCGCAATTAACAGCTAAGTTAAATAACCATAACGTTAAATACACAATCTGTAAACAAGAATCGCCACCAATAACTAAAAAAATCGCTTCGAACAAAAGCCTTCGACTATCGACTGGCGGAAGCCGACGGTTCCAACAGAAGTACCCATGCCCTGCTTCCAGGAACCCGCTGCCACCCCGGCGACGAAACATCAAACGGAATCTCCGTCGCCACCACAGCCACAGCACCCTGCCGCCGGAACACCTCCAGTACCTCTGCCTGGATCGAGGGATTATCGAAGAACAGATGCACATCCTGCACCTGATTCTGTGGGTCATACGCATCGTTCCCAATCGCTGCCACAATATGTAATCGAGCGGCGTAAGCCCACGTACAACGTATGTCGTTTCCTGGTGAGACCGAGGCCACTCTATCTCCCGCTTTCAAACCCAGTCCCCGCAGGTATTTAGCGATCTCCCACTGCCCCCCACTCTCCATATTCGTCCGCTGAACCGCCAGACGAACCGCACCATGCAGCCGCTCTGAAGAATTAAACACCGTAGCCGTCGCGAGAAGAGCGAGCGCAGCCGTACGCAATCCAACCCCGCCCGATCCCCGCCAGCGATCGAAGCGAAGAAACGGCGCCATCCCCAGCACACAGAGAAATCCCGTCACATACCGTCCTTCGACATGGATCAACAAAAGCATCAGATACCCAAGCAACGAAGGCAGGTACAAGATCCAGGGACTGATCGCCCCTCTAGCATCATCATCTTCGCTCTCGCGCGGCCAGAACGCGAGACAGCCGCAGAGAACAACAGCTACAGCGACGGGAAGAATATCTTGAAGCAAATACTTCGACGCAAGCAAGTTCCCGTAGACAGCTCGAACCATATTCTTCAAACTGAAAAACGGATGGTACCCCTCGTACCAATACACCAGGTTAAACTGTGGCGGGTAAGTCACAGGAAACGGCTCTCCAAAACCAAAGACCGGAGGATGGTTGTAGAGCAACTTCACCGGATGAATCGGAGTTCCCAACTCCCCCAGCCCTCCCTGCCACCCCATCCAGTGGCTTAAATGATTCACGTGAAAGGCGTAGTTCAGTGCTCCAGTCTCACCAAGCGTCGGGCGCCCAAGCGACCAGGACATGCCCGCGCTATAGACAACAACAAAAAGGAGGAACACACCACCGACACGAAGAAGCGGAGAGATAACACTGCGCCGCCCCCTGAACACGATCACGACCGCAAAGAAAATGCAGGAAAGAGTCAGGAAGATCGCTTTACACAGAAACCCCATCCCAAGCACAAGGCCCAGCCACGCTGCTGTACTCCGGGCTGGATTGGAAAACAACTTAAGCAGAAGCGCCGAGGCGAAAAAAAACAGGCAGGCCACCAGAAGATCAGGCCCAATCGTGGATACCCGTCCCACTCCTGTCTGCACACTGACAAAAATGCAGGCCGCACAAATCGATAGAAAGGGCGACAAGGAGTCGCGCTCTCCCCGCCCGGCACGCGCCATCCCCTGGAGTAGCCACAAAAACCCTACCCACGAAAAAAAGTAAATCGAAAGATTAAGCCAGAAGACCGCAGTCATCTCTCCTCGCGGAGTCGACGGAAACAACTGTCTCACCACCGACAACAGCAGAGGATATCCGATATTCCAAAGCGAATTCAGCGCCATCTTCCAGTCGCCCGCTTGAATCCTGTTGGCAACGTCGAGATAGGAGATGTCGTCCCCAAATAACTCCGGCTTCCCATACCTCCCTTCCAGAGCGCCGGCAATCATCACCGCGGCCCCAAGCAGGAGATAGAGCGATCGTTGCCGCCACCGCGACACGGCATCATTCTCTTTGGGATCCTGCTCATCCTCACCGGTCTGAAGCTTTTCGATCATCATGTCCACCAGTCGTCTGACTGGCTGATCCTGATCTGCGAACCATCCATTCACCGCAGTCGGCACGGTCTCTAACCCGTCCGGGCGAGGAGCCGGCTGCGCACACCAGAAACGCCAGCAATAGCTGCTGAAAGTTAGACGCTGATATTTTGCTTCATGTAATTTTTGGTTTGATCCGATGCAGTCTTCTGGAAGCCTGTTCCACTTCTGCTCCCAGGCAAAGATCAATCAAGGACAATTATCAAAGCAGATCAACAAACGCTTTCACAAACGCTGAGAAACAAAAGCGGTTCTAGAAGCTACCCGCAAAGATCGCCTTCAACTTCGCCTTCAGCCCCTGCTCTTCGCTCGCACGCCGAACCTGCGTCCTGTGCGTATACAACAGCATCCCAATCGCCGCCGAAAACTCCGGCACCGCCAGCTCAGCAGGCATCCGCGAGAGCGGCACCGGGTATCCGATCCGCGCCGGCACCCGCAACAAACTCTCCGCATTATCCAACAGCCCGGCCATGTTCGCGCCGCCGCCAGTCACCACACAGCCCGCGCCAAGTGCCTCCAGCACTCCACCCTGCCGCAGATTATCCCGCAGCATCGTAAACAACTCGCGCGCACGCGGCTCTAGAATCTCCGCCAGAAATCTCTGCCGCACCATCCGCGCCGACTGCCCGCCCCCACCCAGGGCACCGACCGCAAGGTTGCCGCCAACCTCAATCTCATTCAACTGCGGCACCGCCGTCACCACGCAGTGCCCATACATCTTCTTCAGATACTCTGCTTCCTCAACCGTCACGTGCAGCCCAACCGCCAAGTCATTTGTAAAGTGATCTCCACCGATCGGCAGCACCGCCGTATGCGCAATCGATCCCTCAAAAAAAACCGCAAGCTCCGTCGTGCTCGACCCTATATCAGCCATGCAGACGCCTAGCTCCCGCTCATCGGCGCTCAGCACCGCCTCAGCTGCGGCGATCCCCTCATACACCGTATCCATCACCTCGAGCCCCGCACGGTTCGCGCACGTTATCACGCTCTGCGCCACACCACCCGAGCACGTCGACAGATGCAGATTCACCTCAAGCCTGTTCCCCACCATCCCCACCGGATCATGAATCCCCGGCTGATCATCCAGGATGAACTCCTGCGGCAACAGATGAAGCACCTCGCGATCCGGAGGCAGCGCCACCGAACGCGCACGATCCACCGCAGCCCGCACCTCCTCCCGCGTAATCTCCCGCATCCTGCTGCCCATGCTGATGCCGCCGCGCGAGTTCACTCCGCGCACATGCGTCCCGCCAATGCCCACAATCGCCGTCTCAATCCCAGCCTTCGCCACACGCTCCGCCGTCAGCGCCGCACGATTGATCGCCTCCGCGGCCGGCCCCAGCTCCGCAATCAAACCCTTGCGCATTCCTCGCGACGGCTCCACGCCATGTCCCCGATACCGCAGCACACCATCCTGCAGCTCAGCCACCAGCACACAACTCTTCGTGCTTCCCGCGTCGAGCACGGTGATCAGATTGTCCTGCTTCTGATTCATGGTTGTACCGCCTGTGCAGGATGATACTGCGTCGAACCAGCCGACGGCTTCGCAACCACCGAATGGGGCTTCGCAACGACAACATGTTTCGCCTTTGGATCGACCTTCTTCGCCTTCACCGGCAAATGACTCTTCGCCGCACCATTTGCTGTCGCCTTGGCAGAAGCCTTGCTCTTCACCACAGCCGCGTGCTTCACTCCCGCAACGTGTGCCGCTGGCGCAGCTTTTGCGGGTGTCTTCACAACAGGCTTCGCCGCAGGCTTGGCCTCATCGATACTTGTATGCTGAGCCGCTCCAGCAGGCGTCTTCGTATCAGCCGCCATCACCGCCGCGCCGTTCGGCGACGAAGCCACCGGCACACCAGCTCCCGGCTGCATCTCCAGTACCACCTGCCGCTCATACCGCATATCCACCGACGAGAGCTTCGGATAAACCGTCCGCCACTCCGGCAGATGCTCTTCAAATCTCCTGTAGCGGTCCAGAAAATCCGCATCGCCAAAGTGAACCAGCACCTCACTCGACTTATCCGGAATCAACGCCTTCACATCCTCAGGATTCGACAGGTCCACCTCGCTCAGCCCCTGCGAAATCTTCTCCCCGCCCGTCCCCGCCGCCCCGTCCAGCTCCGACGTAAATCGCTCATAGATCTTCATCCGTGCCGCACGCGTCGACAGCGGATCATCCGCCGAGATCCCCGTCACCACCGGAAACGAATACTTCCCATCCGGCTTGGCCCCCACCGGCATATCCAGCAGCACGCCGTTCCCATCTACCAATCCAATATGATTTCCCTGCCGCACAAACGCCACCGGCGTCCTCTCCACAATCGACACCCTCATCCGGTTCGGCAGCAGCCGCATCACCGTCGCATGCGCCACCCACGGCAGCCGCTCCAGCTCCGCGCGCCTCTGCGTCAGCGACACCGTAAAGATATTCCGCTCCACATCCTCGCCAAAGATGCTCAACAGCTGCGCCCGCGTCACATGCGCATTCCCCTGAAACTCAATCGACGATGACGAAGGAATCACAAACCGCTCATCGTGCAACAAAAAACTCCTCGCCATCGCAAACAGCCCGGCGCAGACCCCAAGCAGAACCAACACCCCACATCCCGCAGCGATCCTTCCCCACTTGGTCGCAGGCACTCCGCGAAACCGCACCCGTACCCCCGCCTTGCGTCGTCCCACCGGAGCGTCATCGTCCCAATGCGGATCGTCCGCAAAGTCCTCGCTGAGATCGCGACGCAGCCGCCGCTCCGGCGAAGCCGACACCCGCCGCGGCCCCCGCGCGCCTCGAGACTCCGAGACGTAATTCTTTTCAGGCGCCTCTAGCACCGTTGTTCCACCCCTCGAAAAAGCATCGCTTTGTCGCACGCCTGAGCAAGGCCGCGAGAATCGCCATCCTGAGCATAACTCGCACCGCGCCTGCCATTCCCACCCATCTTCAGCATGTACCCTTTCAGGAACTCACCCATTCGTCCCACTTCAAGATAAAGCCTCCAGCAACGCAGCCCCCGCCTGCGATACACTCCCCGCCCCCAGCGTCAAAATCACATCCCCTACCTTTGCCTCCCGCACCAGCGCCGCGACGCCCTCATCCACCGAAGCCGCATACTCCACCCCAGCTCCACCCGCAGCCCGAATCGCCTTCACCAGCGTCTGCGCATCAACCCCCGCAATTGGAGCCTCACTCGCCGCATAGATATCCAACACCTCAACCGTATCCGCGTCCCTGAAAGCCCCCGCAAACTCCGCCATCAAATCCAGCGTCCGCGTAAACCGATGCGGCTGAAACAAAACATGCAACCGCGAGTACCCACACTCCCGCGCCGCCCGCAGCGTAGCCAAAATCTCCGTCGGATGATGTCCATAGTCATCCACCACAGTCACGCCCCGCACCTCACCCTTGATCTGAAACCGCCGATCCACCCCACGAAACGTCTCCAGCCCCGCCGCAATCTGGTCCGGAGCCACCCCCAGCTGCACCCCCACCGCCACCGCAGCCGCAGCATTCAACACATTATGCCGCCCCGGAACATGCAGCCGAAACTTCCCCAACACAAGCCCCTTGTAGTTCACAGCGAAACACGAGTGACACTCCGCATCCTTCGGCAACACCTCCACGCGAAAGTCCGCATCCACACTTTCGCCATAGGTATAAACCTTCCGCCTCACCCGCGGCAGCACCGTTCGCAGCAGGGCATTATCCACGCACGCCGTAGTCGCTCCATAGAACGGCAGCCTATCCATAAACTCGAGAAACGCTCCCTCAACATCCTCCATATCGCGATAGCAATCCATATGTTCGCGATCCAGATTCGTCACCACCGCCAGCACCGGCGACAGCTTCAAAAAACTCCGGTCGCTCTCATCCGCCTCCGCCACCAGGTACTGCGAGTTGCCCAGCCGAGCATTCGACCCCAGCGCATTCACCCTTCCACCCACCACCACCGTCGGATCCAGCCCGCCCCCTGCCAGCACCGCCGCCACCATCGAGGTCGTCGTAGTCTTCCCATGCATTCCCGCCACGGCGATCCCATACTTCAGCCGCATCAGCTCCGCCAGCATCTCCGCCCGCTGAATCACCGGAATCTTCCGCTCCCGCGCATCCAGCACCTCAGGATTGTCCTTAGCCACTGCCGAACTCGTCACGACAACATCGCTGGCAGCAGCATTGCTTGCAACGTGTCCCTCAAAGATTCGCGCCCCCATCCCCAGCAGCCGATCCGTCACCGCACTCCGCCGCAGGTCGCTCCCCGAGACCGAGTACCCCATCGTCAGCAGAATCTCCGCGATCCCGCTCATCCCAATCCCGCCGATCCCGATAAAGTGAATCCTCTGCGACGGGGCAAACAAAAAATGTCCAGGCACAAACATGCTGACCAATCTCTACTTTCAAAAAATTGCGCGCAACGAGCTAATCCTTCACTCTATCAGCGCAAAGAATCTCTCTCTATCCCGACCAGCGGGAGGGCACAATCGATCCTTCCACCCCAGAAAAGGTACACAAGTCACGAAGTGACCGCCCCACGCGCAGTGGGCCCGTCCGGCAGGACAGAAGCACGCGCAGCGGGCCCGTCCGGTAGGACCGGTCATTTCCACTCTCCGCCGCGCCTAAATAATCACAAATCCCCCAACAAATCGATCAAATCCCTACAACCTTTTCAGCCACACCAAGGAACCCTGCTCTGTCAATATTTCGCAACAAACGATATATATTCGTGTCTAATCATTTGAGCACTTGACCCGGGAACTCCCAGCCGGGCTGGAACTCGTCCTTGCTCTCCGCGAAGTCCGCCGCACGACGCAACCCCGGATAACCGAAGGCTGAGCAGGAAGGTAGCGCTATGACGTTCACCCGCCTCTTCAGAAACTCACTCGGTGTAGCAACACTAGCCGGCTTCACGCTGGCCATGCCGCTTATGGCCCAAGCTCAAGTCGAACCCTACAACCCCAACGATCAATACGGCTCTCCCGCCGCCCAGCAGGCTCAGCAGGATCCCCAATTCGCGGCCCAGCAGCAGGACAACACCGCGTCGCAGCAGTACGCCCCCCCTCAGCAATATGGCGACCCCAACCAGGGACCTCCACAGCAGTACGGCGATCCCAACCAGGGCGCGCCCCAGCAGTATGGAGCACCTCAGCCCGGACAACCCCAGGGCATCGAGCAGGCCCCACCCCAAATCCCCGACTACGAGCAGCCCCCCGCCCCCGGTGATGGCTATATATGGACCCCCGGCTACTGGGCCTGGACCGCTGATGGCTATCAGTGGGTTCAGGGCGCATGGGTACTCGCTCCCTACTCCGGAGCCCTCTGGACCCCTGGCTACTGGGGTTTCAACGACGGCTACTACTGGAACGCAGGTTACTGGGGTCCCTACGTCGGCTACTACGGCGGCATCAACTACGGCTTCGGCTACTTCGGCATAGGCTTCTACGGCGGATACTGGGGCGGCGGCCGCTTTTACTACAACCGCGCCTACTGCAACATCGGTCGCGGATGGCATGGCGGCAACTTCTACAATCACTCCTATAACGGTTACTCCGGCCGCCCTGGCGGAGCCAGCTTCACTCACGTGAACAACACCGCCTATCACGGCAATAACTTCTCCGGCGCTCGCGGCTCCAGCATCAACGGCCACAGCTTCGCCCAATCCAACGTCGGCCGCGGCAATCCGGCAGGCTTCGGCGACCACAGCATCCACACCGGCTATAGTGGAGCAACCGCCAACAACGGAACCGCCCGCGCCTACAACGGCACCGACGCCAATGCAGGCCGCACCTACAGCAATGCCGGTGCGAACTACAACGCAAGCCGCGCTTACAGCGGTAGCAGCGCGAACTACAACGCAGGCCGAACCTATGCCGGCAACAGCGCCTACAGCGGAGCCTCTCGCGGCTACTCGCAGCCAGCCGCTGCACAGAGTCACGCTAACTACGCCAGCGCTCCCCACGCCTCATACTCCGGTGGAGGTAACTACGGCGGAGGCGGTTCGCATGGCGGAGGCGGCTATAGCGGCGGCGGTGGAGGAGGTGGCTTCCATGGCGGTGGTGGCGGCGGAGGCGGTGGCGGCGGATCACACGGCGGCGGTGGCGGCGGTCATCGCTAAAACCCGAGCCAGCAAACCAAAGAACTGAAAATTTAAAGGGCTGAGGAATCAAATCCTCAGCCCTTTCCTTGGCTTTCATCACCACTCAACAAACCGCCATTTCGACCGAAGCGAACCACAGTCTCATCGTAGTCAGCGCAGTGGAGAAACGCCCGCGCATTTGCCTCTGCTGCTGCCGTTGCCTCTGCTGTTGCTTTTGCCCGTTCCTGCCGTCATCCTGAGCGTAGCGAAGGATCCCGACACACCACCACTCACCCATACCGCTAGAACCCTTTCAACCCACATTCAACCGCTTGAGATTGCTCACCATTTCCCTCTGCTAAGTCCCATCAAAAACCGTGTCAAGCCCCCAAATCATCAAAACCCGCGCCAATCCAGCAGATTCGCGTGGCGTATCAGTTATGCTCCAACCGCTATACTTGATACATAGATCAAAGAAGCCCCGGCCAAAATCGGGGCTTTCGCCATTAAAGCCCGTAACTCCTTTAGAAAGACGATTCTGCAAGTAACCTTTTTAGAATGAATATTTTACGAGGCCACATTCCACGCAAGTAGATGATTATAAATGGGTTACGCGCCGATAATAGGGGGGGGGGGTACCCCATGAAAGGAAACACCGAATGGCCACGCTCAAACAGAATCGTCAACACCCCGCCAGCTCTGCCACCATATGCCCAATCTCCGTTACCGCATCCGGGTGTGCCAGTCCCCGAACTCTCCGGCCCATCTCCGCCAGTCTCCCTGCATCCAGCAAAAGTCCAGACAGGTCGCTTAACAGAAACGCTCCCATCAGGTCGTCCGCTTCCTGCACCCGCAGCTCCGCCGCCCCAACCCGCGCAAAGGCCTCCGCATTCTTCATCTGGTGGTCGTCCGCCGCTCCCGGAAAAGGCACCAGCACCGCCGGCCGTCCCGCCGCTGCCAGCTCCGCAACCGTACTCGCACCACTGCGGCAAAGAATCAGATCCGCATCCGCAAACCTCCTCGGCATATCGTCGAGATACGCCGCTACCTCCCAGCGAGAGGGATCCGCACCGCTCGCCCCATACGCCTCCCCGGTCGACTCCGCCTGCCCCTTCCCAGTCTGGTGCAGAATCCTCAGCCCCGGCACATACTCCAACAGCCGCTTTGCAATCTTCGGCATCACCGAATTGAAGACCCGCGCCCCCTGGCTGCCGCCAAACACAAGCAACCGTCGAGCCGATGCCGGCCCATCCTGGGCAACACTACCTACGAAAGAGATGCGATCCTCCTTCGCATCCGGCATCGGAGCAATCTCAAAAAACTCCTGCCGCACCGGAATCCCAGTTACCCGTGCACCGCGAAAGTACCTCCGGGTCTCCTCGAAGTTCACCGCCGCCGCACTCACGCGTCGCCCTACCAGCCGGTTCGCCAGCCCCGGCACCGCATTCGGCTCAAACGCCAGCGTAGGAACCCGCAACAGAACCGCCGCCATCATCGCCGGCCCCGAAGCATACCCGCCCACCCCCACCACCACATCCGGCTTGAAGCTCCGCGCCAGTTCCAGGCACCGAGCAACGCCAAGCGGCAGATCAGCCACCGTCCGTACCCGCGTCGCTAAACTCACATTCTTCAACTGCCCTACGCGAATCAGCTCCAGAGGAAACCCAGCCTCCGGCACCAGGCGAGTCTCAAGCCCCCGCGCCGTCCCCACAAACCGCACCTCGGCCTCATGCGCATCGCGCAGCTCCCGCGCAATCGCCAGCGCCGGAATCACATGCCCCCCGGTGCCCCCGCCAGCAATCAAAACTCGCAAAGCTTGTCTCACCGAGCTGTACTCCAAGCTAAATTCCGACCGAAGGAAGGACCAATGCCGCTCCTCCCACCCAGAAAAGGTACACAAGTCACGAAGTGACCGCCCCACGCGGAGTGGGCCCGTCCGGCAGGACAAAGGATTTGACTCTCTTCCACCTCAATCGATCTCGCGAGTGATATTCAGCAGCACGCCCATACTGGCCAGCGTAATAAAGATCGATGTCCCCCCCGAGGAGATAAACGGCAGCGGAATCCCCTTGGTCGGCAGCAGCGCCAGCACCACGCTCATATTGAAGAACGCCTGGATCAGAATAGCCGTCGTCAGCCCAAACGCAAGAAACCGCGCAAACGGATCGGTCGACAGAAACGCCGCCCGCAGCCCCCGATACCCCAGCGCCACAAACAGCCCAACCACCAGCAGTGCCCCAATCAACCCCAGCTCCTCACAGATGTTCGCAAAGATAAAGTCCGTCTGAACCTCAGGCAGGTAGAACAGCTTCTGCCGCCCCTCCATCAACCCAAGCCCACGGATCCCACCCGTCCCAACCGCAATCAGCGACTGAAGAATGTGAAACCCAGTCCCGCGAGGATCGGCCTCAGGATTCACAAATGCCAGCATCCGCGCCCGTCGAAACGCCACATGAAACAGCATGAAGTAAAGAACAGGAGCCGCAAACGCCGCACCCACCGCAAAGTACTTCGTCTTAGCCCCAGCCAGATACAGCATCAACGCCGTCACCGACATGCACACCAGCCCCGTCCCCAGGTCCGGCTCCTTCAAGATCAAAGCCGTAAACGCCATCGGCACCGCAACCGCCCGCAGAATCGTTCCCTTCCAGTCGTCCATCTGGTGGATTCGAGTCTGCAGAAAGTAAGCAAGGAACAGCACCAGCACAGGCTTCGCCAACTCCGAAGGCTGAAACGTAAACAGGTTTCCAAACCGAACCCAGCGATGCGTCGCATGCGAGTCCTTCATCGCAAACACGCCTATCAGCATCAGCATCGTCACCGCAACCGCAGGAAACACGACCTTCGGATTGTTATAGGTCCGATAGTCCACCTGCATCAACGCAACCAGCGCAATCAGCCCCAGCACCGCCCAGATCGCCTGCTTCATCACATAAGGATAGGGAGACCCTAGACTCGACTGCGCCATCACCGCCGACGCCGAGAACACCATCACCAGCCCAAACAGCACCAGCAGCAGCACCACTCCGAAGAGCCACTTGTCCACCCCAACTCTCTTCGCCATGCATCACTTCCACTTCTAAATTAATTGATTCACCAACTGCCGAAACACGCGACCGCGATGCTCATAGTTCTCAAACTGGTCGAAGCTCGAACACGCAGGCGACAGCAGCACCACATCGCCCGTCACAGCAGCCTTAGCCGCCTCAGCCACCGCCGTCTCCATCGTTCCCGCTGCCACCATCTTCACGACTCCGTGCAGCTGCCGCTCAATCTTTTCTGCAGCTGAACCAATCGTATAAACAACCTTCACCCTCTCCTTCAGCAACTCGGCCATCAGCCCATAGTCCGAATCCTTATCCTTCCCGCCAAGAATCAGGTGAACACCCTTGCTGAACGAAGCCACAGCCTTCATCGTCGCATCCACATTCGTCGCCTTAGAGTCATTGTAGAACTCAACCCCATTCAGCTTCCGCACCAGCTCCAGCCGGTGCTCCACCGCCGTAAAGCTCGCCACAGAAGCCCGAACACTCTCCGCCGAAACCTTCGCCAAACGAGCCGCACACACCGCAGCCAGCACATTCTCGATGTTGTGCGCACCCTTCAGAGGCACTTCCGAGACCGGCATCACCGGCTCCGTCACCCCGCCCTCCTTCTCCACCCATACAATCACGCCATCCCGCACAAACGCGCCCTTCCGCACGGCCTTGGTCCCACTGAACCAGAACACCTCGCTCTTCGCCCGCGCCGCACACATCTGCGTCACGCGATCATCTCCGTTCAACACCAGCGCGTCCCCAGCACCCTGCCGCTCGAAGATCCTCTCCTTTGCCGCCACATACCTCTCGAAGCTGCCATGCCGATCCAAATGGTCCGGCGTAATATTCAGAATCACGGCAATCCGCGGATGAAACTCCTCCACCGTCTCCAGTTGGAAGCTCGAAACCTCCAACACATTCACCGTCTCAGGCGTACTCTTCGCCACCAGATCAATCACCGGCAGACCGATATTCCCGCCCACCTGCGTCGGCACCCCTGCATCACTCAGGATCTTCCCCACCAGCGTCGTCGTCGTCGTCTTCCCATTCGATCCAGTAATCGCCACCACCTGCCCTTGCAGATAGCGACTCGCAAGTTCCAACTCTCCAATCACCGTCAACCCAAACGCGACGACCTGCTTCACCTCCGGCGTATCCATCGGCACACCCGGCGAGACCACAATCAGATCCTGCCGCCGAAACGTCAGAAGCCCATGTCCACCCGACTCAACCATAATCCCCGCTTCCAGCAACGCAGGAATCTCTTGCGCCAGCGCAACCGCACTACGCGTGTCGCTTACCGTAACCCGCGCCCCCTGCGCACGCAGAAACATCGCCGCCGACAGCCCGGACTTCCCCAACCCCACCACCAACACCCGCTTATTCTTCAAATCCATCATGCCCAACACTCTCATCGCAGCTTCAAAGTAGTCAACGCGAACAAAGCAAACACCAGCGCCAGAATCCAAAATCGCGCAATCACCTTCGACTCCGACCATCCCATCAACTCAAAGTGATGGTGCAGCGGAGCCATCTTGAAGATGCGCTTCCCGTTCCTCAGCTTATAGCTCCCCACCTGCAGCATCACGCTCAACGCCTCAAGAATAAACACCCCGCCAATAAACGGCAGCAGCAACTCCTGCTTAATCACAACCGCCACCGTTCCAATCGCCCCACCCAGAGCAAGGCTCCCAACATCCCCCATAAAGATCTCAGCCGGATGAGCGTTATACCAAAGGAACCCGATACTAGCGCCCACCATCGACCCGCAAAAAACCGTCAGTTCGCTCACCATCGGCATTCGCTGCAGCTCAAGATAATCAGAAAACACCACATGCCCACTGACATAGGTCAGCACCGTCAAGGCTCCAGCCGCAATGATCGTGCACCCAATCGCCAACCCATCCAATCCATCGGTCAGATTCACCGCATTGCTCGCGCCCGCAATCACGATCATCACAAACACAACGAACGGCACAAACACCAGCCAGTGCATATGTGGAATATGCCCCATCCACTCCCACACCAGGTCCGGCCTGAATCGCTTTGCAAACGGCACCATCAGCCGTGTCGAGTAGCCCCCGCGAATCTCCATCACCACCAGCGCAGCCGCGACCAGCCCACTCGCAATAAACTGCAAACCCAACTTCGCCCTCGCCGTCAGGCCTTGATTCTGCCGGTGCACCACCTTGATATAGTCATCCGCAAATCCAATCGCCCCAAACGCAAGCGTAGACAGCATCACCAGCCACACATAGGGATTCGAAAGATCCGACCACATCAACGTCGGCACCAAAATCGAGATGCAGATCAGCACCCCGCCCATCGTCGGTGTCCCACTCTTCTTTTGGTGCGACTGCGGTCCCTCTTCCCGGATGTATTGCCCAATCTGAAACTCGCGCAGCTTCTCGATCACATACGGGCCGATCAGCAACCCGATCAGCAGCGCCGTAAGGCTCGCAAACACAGTACGAAACGTCAGATATCGGAATATGCGAAACAGCCGAAAGTAAGGGAACAGCTTCTGGTACAGCAACCAATAGAGCAAAACGCCTCCGCCTTTACCC
The nucleotide sequence above comes from Tunturibacter empetritectus. Encoded proteins:
- the murG gene encoding undecaprenyldiphospho-muramoylpentapeptide beta-N-acetylglucosaminyltransferase, whose protein sequence is MRQALRVLIAGGGTGGHVIPALAIARELRDAHEAEVRFVGTARGLETRLVPEAGFPLELIRVGQLKNVSLATRVRTVADLPLGVARCLELARSFKPDVVVGVGGYASGPAMMAAVLLRVPTLAFEPNAVPGLANRLVGRRVSAAAVNFEETRRYFRGARVTGIPVRQEFFEIAPMPDAKEDRISFVGSVAQDGPASARRLLVFGGSQGARVFNSVMPKIAKRLLEYVPGLRILHQTGKGQAESTGEAYGASGADPSRWEVAAYLDDMPRRFADADLILCRSGASTVAELAAAGRPAVLVPFPGAADDHQMKNAEAFARVGAAELRVQEADDLMGAFLLSDLSGLLLDAGRLAEMGRRVRGLAHPDAVTEIGHMVAELAGC
- the ftsW gene encoding putative lipid II flippase FtsW, with protein sequence MAKRVGVDKWLFGVVLLLVLFGLVMVFSASAVMAQSSLGSPYPYVMKQAIWAVLGLIALVALMQVDYRTYNNPKVVFPAVAVTMLMLIGVFAMKDSHATHRWVRFGNLFTFQPSELAKPVLVLFLAYFLQTRIHQMDDWKGTILRAVAVPMAFTALILKEPDLGTGLVCMSVTALMLYLAGAKTKYFAVGAAFAAPVLYFMLFHVAFRRARMLAFVNPEADPRGTGFHILQSLIAVGTGGIRGLGLMEGRQKLFYLPEVQTDFIFANICEELGLIGALLVVGLFVALGYRGLRAAFLSTDPFARFLAFGLTTAILIQAFFNMSVVLALLPTKGIPLPFISSGGTSIFITLASMGVLLNITREID
- the murD gene encoding UDP-N-acetylmuramoyl-L-alanine--D-glutamate ligase is translated as MDLKNKRVLVVGLGKSGLSAAMFLRAQGARVTVSDTRSAVALAQEIPALLEAGIMVESGGHGLLTFRRQDLIVVSPGVPMDTPEVKQVVAFGLTVIGELELASRYLQGQVVAITGSNGKTTTTTLVGKILSDAGVPTQVGGNIGLPVIDLVAKSTPETVNVLEVSSFQLETVEEFHPRIAVILNITPDHLDRHGSFERYVAAKERIFERQGAGDALVLNGDDRVTQMCAARAKSEVFWFSGTKAVRKGAFVRDGVIVWVEKEGGVTEPVMPVSEVPLKGAHNIENVLAAVCAARLAKVSAESVRASVASFTAVEHRLELVRKLNGVEFYNDSKATNVDATMKAVASFSKGVHLILGGKDKDSDYGLMAELLKERVKVVYTIGSAAEKIERQLHGVVKMVAAGTMETAVAEAAKAAVTGDVVLLSPACSSFDQFENYEHRGRVFRQLVNQLI
- the mraY gene encoding phospho-N-acetylmuramoyl-pentapeptide-transferase, which gives rise to MLYWLLYQKLFPYFRLFRIFRYLTFRTVFASLTALLIGLLIGPYVIEKLREFQIGQYIREEGPQSHQKKSGTPTMGGVLICISILVPTLMWSDLSNPYVWLVMLSTLAFGAIGFADDYIKVVHRQNQGLTARAKLGLQFIASGLVAAALVVMEIRGGYSTRLMVPFAKRFRPDLVWEWMGHIPHMHWLVFVPFVVFVMIVIAGASNAVNLTDGLDGLAIGCTIIAAGALTVLTYVSGHVVFSDYLELQRMPMVSELTVFCGSMVGASIGFLWYNAHPAEIFMGDVGSLALGGAIGTVAVVIKQELLLPFIGGVFILEALSVMLQVGSYKLRNGKRIFKMAPLHHHFELMGWSESKVIARFWILALVFALFALTTLKLR